From a single Raphanus sativus cultivar WK10039 chromosome 3, ASM80110v3, whole genome shotgun sequence genomic region:
- the LOC108831586 gene encoding uncharacterized protein LOC108831586 isoform X2, which yields MDFFNSNRENKYGKRAGLFGQKSASKSNPSSPPHPTEALSSPPVTHFGIKRSESEYAFPVSDDHTTHWKQQQHASERVPNSRHRPPIYRHSTPDRPRDNGKERGEDMSYDPDADVTPRSNPSMSPFRSARTRTPDRRRRSMDFSRELYERMYEAKANVSPFHPSRSRSPAPYNTHDRGRDYSRERYGAEGHVTSRKSAPSSPFHPSQSPPHTRTMPVRYYRGKDDFEGMYEADGEDVTPRGSPPMSPVHGATSRSPPPPFYSSSDDEDNNSTYLFPEIAPGHRSRRVSGSSTITASETYEQDRQFETPDLPDESESFTMREITKMRGIDRSYEASMEEKQFVISEAYVSVASYKVRESVSTTLQTILDKQGDIASSSKLQSSSTRSFYLESLATAVMELKSTALRDLTKYRVAEIEAVVKDMDLVKIDVSWLKTAVKELVEAVECFGRYDAAKMEKEECNRGMREGKEEMEELREELRRREKETKECRERVTEMAGRLGKLEMKDLRVTKNLELFKSKVHKFDGEYVLAEV from the exons ATGGATTTCTTCAATTCAAACAGAGAGAACAAGTATGGGAAAAGAGCAG GATTGTTCGGTCAGAAAAGTGCTAGCAAGAGCAACCCCTCAAGCCCTCCTCATCCCACAGAGGCTCTATCATCTCCGCCAGTGACTCATTTCGGCATAAAAAGATCAGAGTCAGAGTATGCCTTCCCAGTCTCTGATGACCACACCACTCACTGGAAACAACAACAGCATGCTTCTGAACGTGTCCCTAATTCCCGCCATCGTCCTCCTATCTACAGACACAGCACG CCCGATCGTCCAAGAGATAATGGTAAAGAACGAGGGGAGGACATGTCTTATGACCCTGATGCTGACGTGACCCCAAGGAGCAACCCTTCTATGAGCCCCTTTCGCTCTGCAAGAACCCGCACA CCTGATCGCCGTAGGAGGTCTATGGACTTTAGCAGAGAGCTCTACGAGAGAATGTATGAGGCAAAGGCCAATGTGAGCCCCTTTCACCCCTCCAGAAGCCGCTCTCCAGCTCCCTACAACACG CATGATCGAGGGAGAGACTACAGCAGAGAGAGGTACGGGGCAGAGGGCCATGTTACTTCACGGAAGAGCGCTCCTTCAAGTCCATTTCATCCCTCCCAAAGCCCTCCACACACAAGAACAATG CCTGTGAGATACTACAGAGGGAAAGATGATTTTGAGGGGATGTACGAGGCGGATGGAGAAGATGTTACACCTCGTGGCAGCCCACCCATGAGTCCTGTTCATGGAGCCACAAGCCggtctccaccaccaccattcTACTCTTCCAGTGACGACGAAGACAACAATTCCACCTACCTCTTTCCAGAGATTGCCCCTGGACATCGTTCCAGGAGAGTCTCAGGAAGCAGCACG ATCACTGCATCTGAAACCTACGAGCAAGATAGACAGTTTGAGACGCCCGATCTGCCTGACGAGTCTGAAAGCTTCACTATGCGGGAGATCACCAAAATGCGAGGAATTGATAGAAGCTACGAGGCAAGCATGGAAGAAAAACAGTTTGTGATCTCTGAGGCATACGTCTCCGTAGCCAGTTACAAGGTGCGTGAGAGTGTCTCCACCACGCTCCAGACAATTCTGGACAAACAAGGAGATATCGCCTCCTCCTCAAAGCTTCAATCCAGCTCAACAAGGTCGTTTTACCTCGAATCCCTAGCCACAGCAGTGATGGAGTTGAAATCGACGGCACTGAGAGATCTGACGAAGTACCGTGTAGCCGAGATCGAGGCAGTGGTGAAGGACATGGATTTAGTCAAAATCGACGTGTCTTGGCTCAAAACAGCAGTCAAAGAACTGGTTGAGGCGGTGGAGTGTTTTGGACGGTACGACGCGGCTAAGATGGAGAAAGAGGAGTGCAATAGGGGTATGAGAGAGGGGAAGGAAGAGATGGAGGAGCTGAGGGAGGAGTTGAGGAGGAGGGAGAAAGAAACGAAGGAGTGCAGAGAGAGGGTGACGGAGATGGCAGGTAGGCTGGGGAAGCTAGAGATGAAGGATTTGAGGGTGACAAAGAATCTGGAGCTGTTCAAGAGCAAGGTCCATAAATTTGATGGCGAATATGTCCTTGCAGAGGTCTAA
- the LOC108831586 gene encoding uncharacterized protein LOC108831586 isoform X1, with product MDFFNSNRENKYGKRAGLFGQKSASKSNPSSPPHPTEALSSPPVTHFGIKRSESEYAFPVSDDHTTHWKQQQHASERVPNSRHRPPIYRHSTPDRPRDNGKERGEDMSYDPDADVTPRSNPSMSPFRSARTRTPDRRRRSMDFSRELYERMYEAKANVSPFHPSRSRSPAPYNTHDRGRDYSRERYGAEGHVTSRKSAPSSPFHPSQSPPHTRTMPVRYYRGKDDFEGMYEADGEDVTPRGSPPMSPVHGATSRSPPPPFYSSSDDEDNNSTYLFPEIAPGHRSRRVSGSSTPVHYNYGYQITASETYEQDRQFETPDLPDESESFTMREITKMRGIDRSYEASMEEKQFVISEAYVSVASYKVRESVSTTLQTILDKQGDIASSSKLQSSSTRSFYLESLATAVMELKSTALRDLTKYRVAEIEAVVKDMDLVKIDVSWLKTAVKELVEAVECFGRYDAAKMEKEECNRGMREGKEEMEELREELRRREKETKECRERVTEMAGRLGKLEMKDLRVTKNLELFKSKVHKFDGEYVLAEV from the exons ATGGATTTCTTCAATTCAAACAGAGAGAACAAGTATGGGAAAAGAGCAG GATTGTTCGGTCAGAAAAGTGCTAGCAAGAGCAACCCCTCAAGCCCTCCTCATCCCACAGAGGCTCTATCATCTCCGCCAGTGACTCATTTCGGCATAAAAAGATCAGAGTCAGAGTATGCCTTCCCAGTCTCTGATGACCACACCACTCACTGGAAACAACAACAGCATGCTTCTGAACGTGTCCCTAATTCCCGCCATCGTCCTCCTATCTACAGACACAGCACG CCCGATCGTCCAAGAGATAATGGTAAAGAACGAGGGGAGGACATGTCTTATGACCCTGATGCTGACGTGACCCCAAGGAGCAACCCTTCTATGAGCCCCTTTCGCTCTGCAAGAACCCGCACA CCTGATCGCCGTAGGAGGTCTATGGACTTTAGCAGAGAGCTCTACGAGAGAATGTATGAGGCAAAGGCCAATGTGAGCCCCTTTCACCCCTCCAGAAGCCGCTCTCCAGCTCCCTACAACACG CATGATCGAGGGAGAGACTACAGCAGAGAGAGGTACGGGGCAGAGGGCCATGTTACTTCACGGAAGAGCGCTCCTTCAAGTCCATTTCATCCCTCCCAAAGCCCTCCACACACAAGAACAATG CCTGTGAGATACTACAGAGGGAAAGATGATTTTGAGGGGATGTACGAGGCGGATGGAGAAGATGTTACACCTCGTGGCAGCCCACCCATGAGTCCTGTTCATGGAGCCACAAGCCggtctccaccaccaccattcTACTCTTCCAGTGACGACGAAGACAACAATTCCACCTACCTCTTTCCAGAGATTGCCCCTGGACATCGTTCCAGGAGAGTCTCAGGAAGCAGCACG CCGGTTCACTACAACTACGGATACCAGATCACTGCATCTGAAACCTACGAGCAAGATAGACAGTTTGAGACGCCCGATCTGCCTGACGAGTCTGAAAGCTTCACTATGCGGGAGATCACCAAAATGCGAGGAATTGATAGAAGCTACGAGGCAAGCATGGAAGAAAAACAGTTTGTGATCTCTGAGGCATACGTCTCCGTAGCCAGTTACAAGGTGCGTGAGAGTGTCTCCACCACGCTCCAGACAATTCTGGACAAACAAGGAGATATCGCCTCCTCCTCAAAGCTTCAATCCAGCTCAACAAGGTCGTTTTACCTCGAATCCCTAGCCACAGCAGTGATGGAGTTGAAATCGACGGCACTGAGAGATCTGACGAAGTACCGTGTAGCCGAGATCGAGGCAGTGGTGAAGGACATGGATTTAGTCAAAATCGACGTGTCTTGGCTCAAAACAGCAGTCAAAGAACTGGTTGAGGCGGTGGAGTGTTTTGGACGGTACGACGCGGCTAAGATGGAGAAAGAGGAGTGCAATAGGGGTATGAGAGAGGGGAAGGAAGAGATGGAGGAGCTGAGGGAGGAGTTGAGGAGGAGGGAGAAAGAAACGAAGGAGTGCAGAGAGAGGGTGACGGAGATGGCAGGTAGGCTGGGGAAGCTAGAGATGAAGGATTTGAGGGTGACAAAGAATCTGGAGCTGTTCAAGAGCAAGGTCCATAAATTTGATGGCGAATATGTCCTTGCAGAGGTCTAA
- the LOC108831587 gene encoding protein CHAPERONE-LIKE PROTEIN OF POR1, chloroplastic-like, translated as MAAAAISAGPNRLISDVPLHLPTKFNSFFFPSGKTQKQLWRSSAILLPTRRRRCAAPAPPRASSRADDSPPFDMSVEAAMKVLGVSEGASFDEILRAKKSILASRKDDPNAISQAEAAYDMLLMQSLNQRRAGKVVSNNIRYADVKSTSPLGTGRVSQWMKNPPVSVDMPSTSNLGIQAGVYGAMMALTYVNGSSIDSYARADVPGLILATSFGASLYFMTKRNVKLGKAAAITAGGLVVGAVVGSTIESWLHVDVVPFLGIHSPAAVVSEFIVFSQFLVSLCLR; from the exons ATGGCAGCCGCAGCTATCTCCGCCGGACCAAACCGCCTTATCAGCGATGTCCCTCTCCATCTCCCGACCAAATTCAATTCTTTCTTCTTTCCTTCCGGAAAGACTCAGAAGCAGCTGTGGCGCTCCTCGGCGATTCTCCTGCCTACGCGGCGGCGGCGATGCGCGGCGCCTGCGCCTCCTAGAGCCAGTTCTCGAGCTGACGATTCCCCGCCGTTCGACATGTCTGTGGAGGCGGCTATGAAGGTTCTCGGTGTCTCTGAAGGAGCTTCCTTCGACGAAATACTTCGTGCCAAGAAGTCGATTCTTGCTTCCCGTAAGGACGACCCCAACGCCATCTCCCAG GCGGAGGCTGCATATGACATGCTGCTGATGCAGAGCCTCAACCAACGCCGAGCAGGCAAAGTTGTGAGCAACAACATCCGCTACGCCGACGTTAAATCCACCAGCCCTCTGGGTACAGGGAGGGTGTCTCAGTGGATGAAGAATCCACCTGTATCTGTTGATATGCCGTCCACTAGCAATTTGGGAATTCAAGCCGGAGTTTATGGAGCAATGATGGCACTGACTTATGTTAACGGCAGTTCCATAGACTCTTATGCCCGTGCTGATGTGCCAGGACTTATATTGGCCACCAGCTTTGGAGCTTCCCTCTACTTTATGACCAAACGAAACGTCAAGCTAG GGAAAGCAGCTGCAATAACGGCAGGAGGATTAGTGGTAGGTGCAGTGGTGGGATCGACCATTGAGAGCTGGCTCCATGTTGACGTGGTCCCCTTTTTGGGTATCCACTCTCCAGCTGCAGTCGTGAGTGAATTTATAGTCTTCTCTCAGTTCTTGGTGTCTCTATGCTTAAGGTAG
- the LOC130509749 gene encoding metallothionein-like protein 4B: MADIGKGTSAAGCNDRCGCPSPCPGGESCRCRMTAASGGDQEHNMCPCGEHCGCNPCTCSKTQTSAKSGKAFCTCGEGCTCATCAA; this comes from the exons ATGGCAGACATAGGCAAAGGAACCTCAGCCGCTGGCTGCAACGATCGCTGTGGCTGCCCATCTCCCTGTCCAGGTGGAGAATCCTGCAG GTGCAGGATGACCGCAGCATCTGGTGGGGACCAAGAACACAACATGTGCCCGTGTGGGGAGCACTGCGGCTGCAACCCTTGCACCTGCTCCAAGACCCAGACCTCCGCTAAGAGCGGCAAGGCCTTTTGCACCTGTGGAGAGGGTTGCACCTGCGCAACTTGCGCCGCTTAG
- the LOC108833233 gene encoding amino acid transporter AVT3B encodes MGPAREDTPLLGKERPLSSQFKTFANVFIAIVGAGVLGLPYAFKRTGWLMGVITLFSVAALITHCMMLLVRIRRKLGAANIGSFGDLGFAVCGPHGRFLVDVLIILSQAGFCVGYLIFIGTTLANLFNPTTSMTLRHVSLKSLYIWGCFPFQLGLNSIKTLTHLAPLSIFADVVDFGAMAVVIVEDVKIAVEQRPDMVAFGGTSVFFYGMGVAVYAFEGVGMVLPLESEMKDKEKFGKVLALSMGFIALIFGAFGVLGYMAFGDETMDIITANLGEGLVSSLVKLGLCINLFFTFPLMMNPVFEIVERRFWSGMYCVWLRWLLVLAVTLVALLVPNFADFLSLVGSSVCCALGFVLPALFYLMVFKEEIGWKQQIFNSGIVLLGIVLAVSGTWMSLSEIFNWN; translated from the coding sequence ATGGGACCGGCGAGAGAGGACACACCCCTTCTCGGGAAGGAAAGACCTTTGTCGAGCCAGTTCAAGACCTTCGCCAATGTCTTCATTGCCATCGTCGGGGCTGGAGTTTTGGGTCTTCCTTACGCCTTCAAGCGTACCGGATGGCTCATGGGTGTAATCACGCTCTTCTCGGTAGCCGCTTTGATCACCCACTGCATGATGCTTCTCGTTCGCATCCGCCGCAAGCTTGGTGCCGCCAACATCGGCTCTTTCGGAGACCTTGGTTTCGCAGTCTGCGGCCCACACGGGAGGTTCCTCGTTGACGTTCTTATTATCTTGTCCCAGGCTGGCTTCTGTGTAGGATATCTCATCTTTATCGGTACTACTTTAGCTAATCTCTTCAACCCAACAACCAGTATGACCCTGAGACACGTGTCCCTTAAGAGTCTATACATATGGGGATGTTTTCCTTTTCAGCTGGGCTTGAACTCCATCAAGACGCTCACTCATTTGGCACCTCTGAGCATATTTGCCGACGTGGTTGATTTTGGGGCAATGGCGGTGGTGATTGTGGAGGATGTGAAGATTGCAGTGGAGCAAAGGCCTGACATGGTTGCCTTTGGTGGCACGTCAGTCTTTTTCTATGGGATGGGAGTGGCGGTTTACGCCTTTGAAGGGGTGGGGATGGTTTTACCCCTCGAATCGGAGATGAAGGATAAGGAAAAGTTTGGCAAAGTGTTGGCGCTCAGCATGGGATTCATAGCGTTGATTTTCGGAGCTTTCGGTGTGTTGGGTTACATGGCCTTTGGGGATGAAACAATGGACATAATCACAGCCAACTTGGGGGAAGGACTGGTGAGCAGCCTGGTGAAGCTGGGACTCTGCATCAATCTCTTTTTCACCTTCCCACTGATGATGAACCCAGTGTTTGAGATCGTTGAGAGACGTTTTTGGAGTGGTATGTACTGCGTGTGGCTCAGATGGCTACTCGTCTTAGCAGTGACACTGGTGGCTCTCTTGGTACCAAACTTTGCAGATTTTTTGTCATTGGTGGGAAGCAGCGTCTGCTGTGCGTTGGGCTTCGTGTTGCCTGCTTTGTTTTATCTGATGGTCTTCAAAGAAGAAATAGGGTGGAAGCAACAGATTTTCAACTCTGGAATTGTGCTACTGGGCATCGTTCTAGCTGTCTCAGGTACTTGGATGTCCCTGAGCGAGATATTCAACTGGAACTAG